One genomic segment of Tursiops truncatus isolate mTurTru1 chromosome 4, mTurTru1.mat.Y, whole genome shotgun sequence includes these proteins:
- the JAM2 gene encoding junctional adhesion molecule B isoform X5: MYSSGVIESGTVEDSFTCQDHKAYGFSASKDHQVVTAIEYQEVILACKYPKKTISSRLEWKKLGRSVSFVYYQQALQGDFKDRAEMIDFSIRIKNVTRNDAGKYRCEVSAPSEQGQNLEEDTLTLEVLVAPAVPSCEVPSSALRGTVVELRCQDKEGNPAPEYTWFKDGIRLLENPKLGSPSANSSYTMNTKSGTLQFNTVSKLDSGEYSCEARNSVGHSRCPGKRMQVDDLNISGIIAAVVVVALVISVCGLGVCYAQRKGYFSKETSFQKSSSASKATAMSENDFKHTKSFII, from the exons ATGTATTCTTCAGGAGTGATAGAATCCGGCACAGTGGAAGATTCATTTACATGTCAAG ATCATAAGGCCTATGGATTCTCTGCCTCAAAAGATCATCAAGTAGTCACAGCAATAGAGTATCAAG AGGTTATTTTAGCCTGCAAATACCCAAAGAAGACCATTTCCTCCAGATTGGAGTGGAAGAAACTGGGGCGCAGTGTCTCCTTTGTCTACTATCAACAGGCTCTTCAAG GAGATTTTAAAGATCGAGCTGAGATGATAGATTTCAGCATACGGATCAAAAATGTTACGAGAAATGATGCCGGGAAATATCGTTGTGAAGTTAGTGCCCCATCTGAACAAGGTCAAAACCTGGAAGAGGATACACTCACTCTAGAAGTATTAG TGGCTCCGGCAGTTCCATCATGTGAAGTACCCAGTTCTGCACTGCGTGGAACTGTGGTGGAGTTGCGATGTCAAGACAAAGAAGGCAACCCGGCTCCTGAATACACGTGGTTTAAGGATGGCATCCGTTTGCTAGAGAATCCAAAACTTGGCTCCCCAAGTGCCAACAGCTCATACACAATGAATACAAAATCTGGAACTCTG CAATTTAATACTGTTTCAAAACTGGACAGTGGAGAATATTCCTGCGAAGCCCGTAATTCTGTTGGACATAGCAGGTGTCCTGGGAAACGAATGCAAGTAG ATGATCTCAACATAAGTGGCATAATAGCAGCTGTAGTAGTTGTGGCCTTAGTGATTTCTGTCTGTGGCCTTGGCGTGTGCTATGCTCAGAGGAAAGGCTACTTTTCAA AAGAAACCTCCTTCCA